The following are encoded together in the Bos indicus isolate NIAB-ARS_2022 breed Sahiwal x Tharparkar chromosome 27, NIAB-ARS_B.indTharparkar_mat_pri_1.0, whole genome shotgun sequence genome:
- the LRRC3B gene encoding leucine-rich repeat-containing protein 3B gives MNLVDLWLTRSLSMCLLLQSFVLMILCFHSASMCPKGCLCSSSGGLNVTCSNANLKEIPRDLPPETVLLYLDSNQITSIPNEIFKDLHQLRVLNLSKNGIEFIDEHAFKGVAETLQTLDLSDNRIQSVHKNAFNNLKARARIANNPWHCDCTLQQVLRSMVSNHETAHNVICKTSVLDEHAGRPFLNAANDADLCNLPKKTTDYAMLVTMFGWFTMVISYVVYYVRQNQEDARRHLEYLKSLPSRQKKADEPDDISTVV, from the coding sequence ATGAATCTGGTGGACCTGTGGCTAACTCGCTCCCTCTCCATGTGTCTCCTCCTCCAAAGTTTCGTTCTCATGATACTGTGCTTTCATTCCGCCAGTATGTGTCCCAAGGGCTGTCTCTGTTCTTCCTCTGGGGGTTTAAATGTCACCTGTAGCAATGCGAATCTCAAGGAAATACCTAGAGATCTTCCACCTGAAACGGTCCTCTTGTACCTGGACTCCAATCAGATCACATCCATCCCCAATGAGATTTTTAAGGACCTCCATCAACTAAGAGTTCTCAACCTGTCCAAAAACGGCATTGAGTTTATCGATGAGCACGCCTTCAAGGGAGTCGCCGAGACTCTGCAGACTCTGGACTTGTCTGACAACCGGATTCAGAGCGTGCACAAAAACGCCTTCAATAACCTGAAGGCCAGAGCCAGAATTGCCAACAACCCCTGGCACTGTGACTGTACGCTCCAGCAAGTCCTGCGGAGCATGGTGTCCAATCACGAGACAGCCCACAATGTGATCTGCAAGACCTCCGTGCTGGATGAACATGCTGGGAGGCCGTTCCTCAACGCTGCCAATGACGCCGACCTTTGTAACCTCCCTAAAAAAACGACTGACTACGCCATGCTGGTCACCATGTTTGGCTGGTTCACCATGGTGATCTCTTACGTGGTGTACTACGTGAGGCAGAATCAGGAGGACGCGCGGAGACACCTTGAATACTTGAAGTCCCTGCCGAGCAGGCAAAAGAAAGCTGACGAGCCCGACGACATTAGCACCGTGGTGTAG